The Manihot esculenta cultivar AM560-2 chromosome 1, M.esculenta_v8, whole genome shotgun sequence genome has a window encoding:
- the LOC110623518 gene encoding uncharacterized protein LOC110623518 produces MEPNQKKKLFICKFCNKRYPCGKSLGGHIRIHLNRNGNSTDVEEDDVKLKLNTSKSIAANGSNSKRDSELEAGAQSGYVLRENPKKTRRFMVDSSNKRFLQEKVCKECGKGFQSLKALCGHMACHSKNSLEDHSETTEKLKDQLIDSQSDTDTSTPSKQRRCIKMRYNTTGVYSSSMASGSLSSASDIEQEQEEVAMCLMMLSKDSGFKGCFSSIADSSDNNSVILETKSSPPKMKIIVKNGNGIMEMKKAKQQEMMPVENDHSENSDYGYFRNGLKRFESDISVHGNNEIKKHKMDYGSRFEEGFDPELGKRLSRFRRIKMESSKALVDEDRYDEADRVSMKYDSRNKSKNDSYNPELLRSNASKTASNKMINTCSKKNPIEKNLSGNSEKKLGFRKGKVHECPFCFKVFRSGQALGGHKRSHFIGGAEDRTVVINQEVPEISMAGLIDLNLPAPIEEAANGYYIPTW; encoded by the coding sequence ATGGAAccaaatcaaaagaaaaaattgtTCATTTGTAAGTTCTGCAACAAGAGGTATCCTTGTGGCAAGTCCTTGGGTGGTCATATTAGGATCCATTTGAATAGGAATGGGAATTCAACTGACGTTGAAGAAGATGATGTCAAGCTCAAGCTCAACACAAGCAAGTCTATTGCTGCTAATGGAAGCAACAGCAAGAGAGACTCTGAGCTTGAAGCTGGTGCCCAATCTGGTTATGTCCTTAGAGAAAATCCCAAGAAAACTAGAAGGTTTATGGTGGATTCAAGCAACAAAAGATTTCTGCAAGAAAAGGTGTGCAAGGAATGTGGTAAAGGTTTTCAATCATTGAAAGCTCTTTGTGGTCACATGGCTTGTCACTCCAAGAACAGCCTTGAAGATCACTCGGAGACTACTGAGAAGCTGAAAGATCAGCTCATTGATAGCCAATCTGATACTGACACATCGACTCCAAGTAAGCAAAGGAGATGCATAAAGATGAGATATAATACTACTGGAGTTTACTCTTCTTCAATGGCAAGTGGTTCTTTGTCTTCTGCTTCTGATATAGAGCAAGAACAGGAAGAGGTAGCTATGTGTTTGATGATGTTGTCTAAGGATTCTGGTTTTAAAGGTTGTTTTAGTTCAATTGCTGATTCCTCAGATAACAATTCTGTGATTTTAGAGACTAAATCATCACCAcccaaaatgaaaattattgtaAAGAATGGTAATGGGATTATGGAGATGAAGAAAGCAAAGCAACAGGAAATGATGCCTGTTGAAAATGATCACTCTGAAAATTCTGATTATGGGTATTTCAGAAATGGGCTCAAAAGGTTTGAGTCTGATATTTCTGTTCATGGGAATAATGAAATCAAGAAGCATAAAATGGATTATGGGTCTAGATTTGAAGAGGGCTTTGATCCTGAATTGGGCAAAAGATTAAGCAGGTTTAGGCGTATAAAAATGGAATCAAGTAAAGCTCTGGTAGATGAAGACAGATATGATGAAGCTGATAGAGTTTCAATGAAGTATGATTCAAGAAACAAAAGCAAGAATGATTCTTACAATCCTGAATTACTCAGAAGCAATGCTTCAAAGACAGCAAGTAACAAGATGATCAACACTTGCAGTAAAAAAAACCCAATTGAGAAGAATTTGTCTGGAAATTCAGAGAAAAAATTGGGATTTAGAAAAGGGAAAGTACATGAATGCCCATTTTGCTTTAAAGTTTTCAGATCAGGTCAAGCATTAGGTGGTCACAAAAGGTCACATTTCATTGGAGGAGCTGAAGATAGAACTGTGGTGATTAATCAAGAGGTGCCTGAAATATCAATGGCTGGACTTATTGATCTCAATCTTCCAGCTCCAATTGAAGAAGCTGCAAATGGGTATTACATTCCAACATGGTAA